The DNA region TTCCTATTGCAGATATAACATAGTACAAAAATTGTCTCATTGCAGCAAATGTAGGTCCCCACTGGGGCCAATTCCGTGGAAGACTGAAATCATCCATCTCTTCTACAGTTTCTCTCTATTGTAATACATttatccctcctcctctttggctGCAGGAGCCGCCTCCTTCTCCTTGGTTTCGGTTGGATCTGCAGTCTTGTCTGTTGGGAGCTCAAGGTCCTCCTCTTTTGGCGAGCCGGGAGCTACTCcgccttttttttcagtagcagCAGCGGCAGAGCTTTTCACCTCCATTACAGGAGTTTTCTCATCCTGCTTTACCACCTCTGCAGGAGGCGTGCCTTCCTCAGTAGCTGCTAccttttcctccatctccttTTCACTTGTGTCAGTCGCCTTCTCCTctgtttctgactttttttcctctgcttggGCTGGAGCTTCTTCCAGAGGGGCCGAATCTTCATCTACAGGGGGGATTCCTTTTCCGGCAGGACTTTGTGGTTTATTGTCTTTAGTGGGTAGTGTACCTTCCTCcatcatctcttcctcttcttcgtCTATCTCATCCTCTAAAGGAGGAATCATCTGCTCTTCCCTCCCACCGGGGAATAATTTATCCGGGTAGACTAGCTTCAGCTGTTCCTCAAAGTAGTCCTCCAGGTACAAGCCTGCACTCCCTACCTCTGAGGTCGCCTGTACAGTCAGTGCacagaaatgtcagtgacaATGAAAGCGAGTTTGTACTTTAAAATAACTGATCTTTGGTAAAACTCAACTTTAGGTTCAAGAAAGCCCCTGCAAATGATTGTTAAGTAGTATTTGacagtaaacagaaaatgtgttatcTTATATGACTTGACTGACTTGCAGATAACGGTTTAAATTTTCCaaaaggacattttattaaaaatccaacaaacaaaaaaactgatgttTACCTTGTAGTACTTTGCACAGTTGAAAAATATGAGCCTAACGTCTGCGACAAATCCCTCTGGACTACTATAACATTCACCATCCTTCGACTTTGACCCTAGTTTCCTCTTCACTATTGACAAATCCATCGGGGTCTTGATCAGCTCTTTGTACCTTCTTGTCTCCTACATgaggaaataattaaaaagttaaGCACCTAATACAACTGATACgaaaacctgattttttttgccaaacattatctcttaaaaatgaataaccaatttcaaaaacaatttttataataaatCGCAATAACAATGCAATTTGGTTttgtaagaaaatattttattgatagCTGAAAGATTTATTGACCTCTGGTGGTAATTTACCTCTTTAAATGTGAGCTAATTGTGCAAATTATGGTGTTCAAAATAACatgaaagataaaatgattAGAAAAACCACACTGGCGTAGTGGTGTTAATCTAACTGAGCAACTTTTTGGGCACATTTACTGAGGTACATTTTGACTGAAGTACTGACCTTCAACTCATAAAAATGACATCCAATAATCCTCTTAatttttaactgcattttatttttattgactgACTTCcagagtagtagtagtaaaataCCAGCAAAACAACAGTACAACTCCACAACACTGTTGACTGGTTTAGTTCCACTTTCTTAGAAgttgggtttctttttttctttttaaacattactaacataatacatacatacaatacaatacagtgCCTTACCGATGGAGAAGCAAGCTGCTGGAAGTCTGTGCTGAAGTCATTGCAGAACAGACGCATTAGCAGCCTCTCACACCTCTGTATAAATgtataaggaaaaaaattagattCAAATCATTAAAGTCCTTAAGGAtatgacatttgttttattggAGATGATTGTgggaatcaaaaaatatttgtccTGTTTATATGACAAATCGTATGTTTGAGACAACCAGGCTTAGGTACTGAAGCATatcatggacaaaaaaaacaactgtgtgaCTGAGCGTACCCTTCTATCAACAGGTGGGAATGTTTCAGAGACAGCGTCATCCTTGTTGTCACAGTTGTACTCCATCTCAGGTGAGACGAGGTCTCGGCAGAACGAACAGAACCACTCGCCActgagatggaggagagaaataAGGATACAAAAAGCTGCAAGGACTGGCCAATTACTGCTGAATAAGATCAAAACTGTACCGTGTCTGTCTCTACTTACAGGGCTGTTTGCATAGAGCAGCCAAGCTTAGTCTTAGACAATACCTGGAGAAGAGCTACTCAGCATCTTGatcatttgattaaatttatACTCTCTGCTTAGTTCTTGtataataaaaaccaaaaaaaaaaaactaagttaTACtattatgttctgtaaaaaaagcaacataagaaaaaacaggaactACTGTGCATATTACACACATGATGTCCAACATGTCTGACAGATTGTATAATATGGTATtgtaatgtttaaatttgaGCAAAAGGAATGCAACACAGTAGCAGcacatgaaaatgtacattttttggTTGAATATTTCTCTAATTTGTCTTTCATGCTTACCAAATGTACCTCCACTCAATATaatcaaatgtgacaaaaatatatatattttaagacaaatctTGTAATTGttagacaaaaaataaaattaaataaaatttaaaaagttacaatgtgtgaaacttttcttttaaataaacacaaaccaaTACTTTTGTTACTGTAAAGGTTGATGAATAAGTTAAAGGGAAAGTAAAACTTACCCCAAGTGAAGGCTTTTGTACTTGCTAGCACCACAATAATGTCtatcatttttaatcattactATACTGAGATTAGATTTAATTTAGAAAGCTCTACattacagaaatgttaaatatgttgATACACTAATGGTAATTACAATAATTATGACAATATACCTTAAGGTTGGTAAGTAAAAACTATAATAATGTTTTTCCTAGACAAAATGTGCAGCAAATAAGGTTTCAAAGATCATACAGACAGGCTGCATATAAGACTGACACACCCTCCTTCAGGTACcatattatttattcatttcttcgTATTTATTCCTGGGTGGTGCCAAACATACTTTTATCATCATAGAATTGTGCAACCGTTGCGGTAAGCATTTAAGATCCTTGTGTCTTTGAGAGATAGTCTCTCACCTGGGGGACTCATTCAGCGTGGGGATGTGGCAGGACAGATGGAAAACTTTGGGACACTTGTCGCAACAGAGCAGCTCTCCTCCATTCTGACAGACGGCACACCAGTCTTCATTAGGATCTTCCTCCAGCTCCAGTCTCTTTTCAGACTCTGGCTGTGTTGTGGGCTGTGGACGCTGCTCTTTCCCAGCCTTGGACTCTGATCCTGGGATTGGGACTGGAAAAGACACCTTCTGCTGCTGCCGGGGCTTTGACTGAGCCCCGGTGCTGCTGTCTGGCAGGCTGGACCCTATACTGGACTGCACCTGTAGGCAACGAAAATGCAGGATATATGGAATTAGATACAATgactcacagaaacaaaaaccagaGAATGGGAAGTTGAGcacttgacatttttgattGCTGATTCAGGAGACCGAATAGTCCTTTAACTTAGTAACCAATAAAACTAAAGctggaaaaaactaaatatataacccattttaaaaaacaagaaaatattgaaCACATTCCTTCTGCATTCGACAATACATTGTCACCCACACCTCACTGCCTGCATGCTATATTTTGAAACTAAATAACACTgacaataatacaaaaacactcaacaaCACTCTTGACTCATGTAACCCAAGTCATTTCTCTTACAAAATGAacttcatcctcatcctctggTTCATCCTTGATGACAATAATGGGCCCTGGGGACGACCTTCTTCGTCGCTTGGCTGAGGGGGCAGATGGCGGATCAGAAGTCTGCTTCCAGGAAGATGTCCTTCAGTGCACAGATagccagagagaggagaagggaagatTGCGACcattaaaaaagttaaaaaaaaaaaaagacactgtccTTGCTTTCATCAGCTGGTTTGTAAGATCAAATTATCTTCTGAATTTCACGTTACATGTAAGGAAGAATGCAATCATACTTTAGGCTATGATTACAGagtgaaatgtaaaactgaagGCTGATTACAAACAGTGATGAAGACAACTGCTATCAAAACAtgacacaatttaaaataatttcaatgttGTGTATCAAAAAGGGTTTTAatcatcaaatatcaaaatcagCAAGTAGCATTTCTATGTGACACATTTCTATAGACACAGCATTTCTGTGTCTATCTACGTAAGGAGCACAGATTCAAAACAGCATCATGGAAAAATTTTAGCCATAATGTGCCAGAGATGTTTGTGAAAactggcacaaaaaaaaaaaaaagcaagaataGCTAATAGTTTCATAGTGAGAAAATGGCCAGGATAAGTACAAAAAGAGCTGTACAATGAAAGCAATGTTAAAGTTGCAAGGTATAAAGAAGATTCATAGATAAggaacatttttcacagtagTTTAACTTAATGTCCTGAAAACTTTGACAATTTGACAGCCCATTTTTACTGAGGATTTAGGATCTTTTCTTACCCTGTGCTTCTGTCTGAAGAAGATGGTTTGGCCATCGGGGAGCTCTGCCTTCCTTGAACTTGAGAAAACAGGGtgagaaataatgaaagaaaatttgaaaatcatGATAAGCCtaattaaagatttattttcatatttgggTAAGATCTTTAGGTTTTGAGCTCAACCACAGCATGGATACTGACCTGTTATGTGATTAagtgtggttgttttgtctgtggTTGCTGAGGCTGGATTTGGAGCGTAGCTGGGTTTGGGGATAGAGATGGTGATGGAGGGAACAGTTCCGCTAGTTTCACTCCTTTTCAGGAAGGGGGACTCTGGTAGACCCctctaaagaaaacaaaacaaaaatggggTATAATTAACGCATCATCACAGTTACACAAAACAAGCCTGAATAGcactttctgtgtctgtggaaTCCTGCTACTGTGAGACTGAAAATATCCTGCTAACCTGGTGTAGTGAGGTCTGTGTAGCTGCTCCGGCAGACAAAGGCTGTGGGTAGCGGGAAGTCCCCTGCAACACATCCATGGGTTTAGGAGGGAAGCTGGAGCTATGGATCAGATCTCTCAGAGACTacatagaggaaaaaaaaaaatagaggttgaaaaaaaaacagttcagtttaaaaaaaaaaaaaaaaaagccactttATCGTCAACTATAAGTCAATTTGtcccattgttttgttttattaatagaGTGGAAAAATTGATTGTAAACGTTGCGACACTTGCATTTAACAAAGACTGtcaatttcagctttaatttcttGGTGAAAACACTTGTATCAGACATTCCCCTGAATAAAATACTGGTACAGGAAATATAACAAGAGTCTCGTATTTGACTCTTTGATAAGCATCATCTACAAAAACTTCCCATCGGACAAGGAGCCCATGTTTGGCATaaaggacatacagtacattccacacacagacacaccgaTACATCCACTTTCTAATCTGTCTGCCTGCACCCTCTTACCTGAGCAGGTGGGAATCCTGTGTTGTGAAggatggaggaggtggggcTTCTGGGGTTGGGGTGGGAACTCCCATACCTGCGTCCTTGCTGTGCCAAGCTGGGGGGTCCCTGGGAGGGGGAGGTCCCTCCATGGATGGGCCTGGTTGGGGGTGGAGGGCCGGGGGGTCCTGGGAGCCTGACATTCTGGTACCAGGACCAGTGGTTGGGAGGGGGCTGTCTGTGGGGCTGTTGGGAAAGCTTGTCAACCTTGGACAGAGGGGTAGTTGAACAGTTTAATCGGTGCTGGAAGAGGCTGtactttgttgacattttttatagtgtaaaatctaaaatataaaCGAAAGATAAATACAGAGCACTGAGAATGTTTCACAGTATACGAGCAGTAAGTAGAAAGTACCTATGAGAATTTAacaaatgtaaatttgtaaaatCTTCTTTTATACGCAAGACTAATTCACCTCTGCGGTTATCAAAACTACTGATGTTATGAAAGTCCTACCTGCATCTGGAGCTGAGCCAGCGTGCTCTGTCGCTGCTGAGCTGACACTGACAGACCTCCAGCAGGTGCCTCTGCTCTTGGAACAGCTTGGTGGTTGGGGATAGGTGGCCGCCCCGGGCCCCTTTCCACTACTAGAGAacctggacaaaacaagcaaacagttAACAAATACCTATGAATCGTACTCAAGTCCTCTGGTT from Xiphias gladius isolate SHS-SW01 ecotype Sanya breed wild chromosome 2, ASM1685928v1, whole genome shotgun sequence includes:
- the trim24 gene encoding transcription intermediary factor 1-alpha isoform X4, with translation MSFKILSESLPVEEERLKQQGTFGLMDTCPICKLSFHNREPKLLPCLHSFCKRCLPSPFRSADPRRDSQGQVDNKPLGAIRCPVCRQECWEMDVLDNFFVKDSAEVPSSTVEKTSQVCMSCDDNTEATGYCVECVEFLCVTCIEAHQRVKFTRDHTIRQKEEMSPEAVGISTQRPVFCDIHKQEPLKLFCETCDRLTCRDCQLLKHKDHNYQFLEDAYRNHRQYLENMTQQLQEKRKAIEEVSSCISTGLQQVEENRKAVTNEIKKSICNLIMEINRKGKILVNQLEGLTKDHELSLKKQQEDVNSLSRHLDHVISFTKWATASHSGTALLYCKRLILFQIHYLMRASCNPSIVPQSSVRFQCRSGFWATNVDLGSLVVERGPGRPPIPNHQAVPRAEAPAGGLSVSAQQRQSTLAQLQMQVDKLSQQPHRQPPPNHWSWYQNVRLPGPPGPPPPTRPIHGGTSPSQGPPSLAQQGRRYGSSHPNPRSPTSSILHNTGFPPAQSLRDLIHSSSFPPKPMDVLQGTSRYPQPLSAGAATQTSLHQRGLPESPFLKRSETSGTVPSITISIPKPSYAPNPASATTDKTTTLNHITVQGRQSSPMAKPSSSDRSTGTSSWKQTSDPPSAPSAKRRRRSSPGPIIVIKDEPEDEDEVHFVQSSIGSSLPDSSTGAQSKPRQQQKVSFPVPIPGSESKAGKEQRPQPTTQPESEKRLELEEDPNEDWCAVCQNGGELLCCDKCPKVFHLSCHIPTLNESPSGEWFCSFCRDLVSPEMEYNCDNKDDAVSETFPPVDRRRCERLLMRLFCNDFSTDFQQLASPSETRRYKELIKTPMDLSIVKRKLGSKSKDGECYSSPEGFVADVRLIFFNCAKYYKATSEVGSAGLYLEDYFEEQLKLVYPDKLFPGGREEQMIPPLEDEIDEEEEEMMEEGTLPTKDNKPQSPAGKGIPPVDEDSAPLEEAPAQAEEKKSETEEKATDTSEKEMEEKVAATEEGTPPAEVVKQDEKTPVMEVKSSAAAATEKKGGVAPGSPKEEDLELPTDKTADPTETKEKEAAPAAKEEEG
- the trim24 gene encoding transcription intermediary factor 1-alpha isoform X2, producing MCFEQRMHRWSLFPWTYELQNTISGSRNKKNKNMDESAENVDNDDIVIIVENEAESLPVEEERLKQQGTFGLMDTCPICKLSFHNREPKLLPCLHSFCKRCLPSPFRSADPRRDSQGQVDNKPLGAIRCPVCRQECWEMDVLDNFFVKDSAEVPSSTVEKTSQVCMSCDDNTEATGYCVECVEFLCVTCIEAHQRVKFTRDHTIRQKEEMSPEAVGISTQRPVFCDIHKQEPLKLFCETCDRLTCRDCQLLKHKDHNYQFLEDAYRNHRQYLENMTQQLQEKRKAIEEVSSCISTGLQQVEENRKAVTNEIKKSICNLIMEINRKGKILVNQLEGLTKDHELSLKKQQEDVNSLSRHLDHVISFTKWATASHSGTALLYCKRLILFQIHYLMRASCNPSIVPQSSVRFQCRSGFWATNVDLGSLVVERGPGRPPIPNHQAVPRAEAPAGGLSVSAQQRQSTLAQLQMQPHRQPPPNHWSWYQNVRLPGPPGPPPPTRPIHGGTSPSQGPPSLAQQGRRYGSSHPNPRSPTSSILHNTGFPPAQSLRDLIHSSSFPPKPMDVLQGTSRYPQPLSAGAATQTSLHQRGLPESPFLKRSETSGTVPSITISIPKPSYAPNPASATTDKTTTLNHITVQGRQSSPMAKPSSSDRSTGTSSWKQTSDPPSAPSAKRRRRSSPGPIIVIKDEPEDEDEVHFVQSSIGSSLPDSSTGAQSKPRQQQKVSFPVPIPGSESKAGKEQRPQPTTQPESEKRLELEEDPNEDWCAVCQNGGELLCCDKCPKVFHLSCHIPTLNESPSGEWFCSFCRDLVSPEMEYNCDNKDDAVSETFPPVDRRRCERLLMRLFCNDFSTDFQQLASPSETRRYKELIKTPMDLSIVKRKLGSKSKDGECYSSPEGFVADVRLIFFNCAKYYKATSEVGSAGLYLEDYFEEQLKLVYPDKLFPGGREEQMIPPLEDEIDEEEEEMMEEGTLPTKDNKPQSPAGKGIPPVDEDSAPLEEAPAQAEEKKSETEEKATDTSEKEMEEKVAATEEGTPPAEVVKQDEKTPVMEVKSSAAAATEKKGGVAPGSPKEEDLELPTDKTADPTETKEKEAAPAAKEEEG
- the trim24 gene encoding transcription intermediary factor 1-alpha isoform X1 produces the protein MCFEQRMHRWSLFPWTYELQNTISGSRNKKNKNMDESAENVDNDDIVIIVENEAESLPVEEERLKQQGTFGLMDTCPICKLSFHNREPKLLPCLHSFCKRCLPSPFRSADPRRDSQGQVDNKPLGAIRCPVCRQECWEMDVLDNFFVKDSAEVPSSTVEKTSQVCMSCDDNTEATGYCVECVEFLCVTCIEAHQRVKFTRDHTIRQKEEMSPEAVGISTQRPVFCDIHKQEPLKLFCETCDRLTCRDCQLLKHKDHNYQFLEDAYRNHRQYLENMTQQLQEKRKAIEEVSSCISTGLQQVEENRKAVTNEIKKSICNLIMEINRKGKILVNQLEGLTKDHELSLKKQQEDVNSLSRHLDHVISFTKWATASHSGTALLYCKRLILFQIHYLMRASCNPSIVPQSSVRFQCRSGFWATNVDLGSLVVERGPGRPPIPNHQAVPRAEAPAGGLSVSAQQRQSTLAQLQMQVDKLSQQPHRQPPPNHWSWYQNVRLPGPPGPPPPTRPIHGGTSPSQGPPSLAQQGRRYGSSHPNPRSPTSSILHNTGFPPAQSLRDLIHSSSFPPKPMDVLQGTSRYPQPLSAGAATQTSLHQRGLPESPFLKRSETSGTVPSITISIPKPSYAPNPASATTDKTTTLNHITVQGRQSSPMAKPSSSDRSTGTSSWKQTSDPPSAPSAKRRRRSSPGPIIVIKDEPEDEDEVHFVQSSIGSSLPDSSTGAQSKPRQQQKVSFPVPIPGSESKAGKEQRPQPTTQPESEKRLELEEDPNEDWCAVCQNGGELLCCDKCPKVFHLSCHIPTLNESPSGEWFCSFCRDLVSPEMEYNCDNKDDAVSETFPPVDRRRCERLLMRLFCNDFSTDFQQLASPSETRRYKELIKTPMDLSIVKRKLGSKSKDGECYSSPEGFVADVRLIFFNCAKYYKATSEVGSAGLYLEDYFEEQLKLVYPDKLFPGGREEQMIPPLEDEIDEEEEEMMEEGTLPTKDNKPQSPAGKGIPPVDEDSAPLEEAPAQAEEKKSETEEKATDTSEKEMEEKVAATEEGTPPAEVVKQDEKTPVMEVKSSAAAATEKKGGVAPGSPKEEDLELPTDKTADPTETKEKEAAPAAKEEEG
- the trim24 gene encoding transcription intermediary factor 1-alpha isoform X3 is translated as MDESAENVDNDDIVIIVENEAESLPVEEERLKQQGTFGLMDTCPICKLSFHNREPKLLPCLHSFCKRCLPSPFRSADPRRDSQGQVDNKPLGAIRCPVCRQECWEMDVLDNFFVKDSAEVPSSTVEKTSQVCMSCDDNTEATGYCVECVEFLCVTCIEAHQRVKFTRDHTIRQKEEMSPEAVGISTQRPVFCDIHKQEPLKLFCETCDRLTCRDCQLLKHKDHNYQFLEDAYRNHRQYLENMTQQLQEKRKAIEEVSSCISTGLQQVEENRKAVTNEIKKSICNLIMEINRKGKILVNQLEGLTKDHELSLKKQQEDVNSLSRHLDHVISFTKWATASHSGTALLYCKRLILFQIHYLMRASCNPSIVPQSSVRFQCRSGFWATNVDLGSLVVERGPGRPPIPNHQAVPRAEAPAGGLSVSAQQRQSTLAQLQMQVDKLSQQPHRQPPPNHWSWYQNVRLPGPPGPPPPTRPIHGGTSPSQGPPSLAQQGRRYGSSHPNPRSPTSSILHNTGFPPAQSLRDLIHSSSFPPKPMDVLQGTSRYPQPLSAGAATQTSLHQRGLPESPFLKRSETSGTVPSITISIPKPSYAPNPASATTDKTTTLNHITVQGRQSSPMAKPSSSDRSTGTSSWKQTSDPPSAPSAKRRRRSSPGPIIVIKDEPEDEDEVHFVQSSIGSSLPDSSTGAQSKPRQQQKVSFPVPIPGSESKAGKEQRPQPTTQPESEKRLELEEDPNEDWCAVCQNGGELLCCDKCPKVFHLSCHIPTLNESPSGEWFCSFCRDLVSPEMEYNCDNKDDAVSETFPPVDRRRCERLLMRLFCNDFSTDFQQLASPSETRRYKELIKTPMDLSIVKRKLGSKSKDGECYSSPEGFVADVRLIFFNCAKYYKATSEVGSAGLYLEDYFEEQLKLVYPDKLFPGGREEQMIPPLEDEIDEEEEEMMEEGTLPTKDNKPQSPAGKGIPPVDEDSAPLEEAPAQAEEKKSETEEKATDTSEKEMEEKVAATEEGTPPAEVVKQDEKTPVMEVKSSAAAATEKKGGVAPGSPKEEDLELPTDKTADPTETKEKEAAPAAKEEEG